In the genome of Asterias amurensis chromosome 16, ASM3211899v1, one region contains:
- the LOC139949133 gene encoding plasminogen-like, producing the protein MTFSPGVTRLILPLNGSIVSSGSVKTKVFFLNSASFFQLPLCTYCTALLFYEATTRGTTTIVTTTAPLLDCYDPNGQDYRGTVSQTATGIPCQNWIAQSPHKHPYSPQKNADQGIGYHNYCRIPDDDIQPWCYTIDPAIEREHCFVRKCQNQEATTRGTTTIVTTTAPPLECYDPNGQDYSGTVSQTATGIPCQNWASQSPHRHRYSPDKYAHRGIGHHNYCRNPDGDIQPWCYTHDPARRWEYCIVRKCQNQGGPELGEPQNVL; encoded by the exons ATGACATTCAGCCCTGGTGTTACACGCTTGATCCTGCCATTGAATGGGAGCATTGTTTCGTCAGGAAGTGTCAAAACCAAG GTGTTCTTTCTAAACTCCGCTTCTTTCTTCCAGCTACCTCTATGCACTTACTGTACAGCTCTCTTATTCTACG AAGCCACAACAAGAGGAACAACAACTATTGTGACcactacag CACCTCTACTGGATTGCTACGACCCTAATGGACAGGATTATCGCGGCACCGTTTCTCAAACTGCGACGGGTATACCGTGCCAAAACTGGATAGCCCAAAGTCCCCACAAGCACCCCTATTCGCCCCAAAAAAACGCCGATCAGGGTATTGGTTACCATAACTATTGCCGTATCCCTGACGATGACATTCAGCCCTGGTGTTACACGATTGATCCTGCCATTGAAAGGGAGCATTGTTTCGTCAGGAAGTGTCAAAACCAAG AAGCCACAACAAGAGGAACAACAACTATTGTGACTACTACAG CACCTCCACTGGAGTGCTACGACCCTAATGGACAGGATTATAGCGGCACCGTTTCTCAAACTGCGACGGGTATACCATGCCAAAACTGGGCATCCCAAAGTCCCCACAGGCACCGCTATTCGCCCGATAAATACGCCCATCGGGGTATTGGTCACCATAACTATTGCCGTAACCCTGACGGTGACATTCAGCCCTGGTGTTACACGCATGATCCCGCCAGGCGATGGGAGTATTGTATCGTCAGGAAGTGTCAAAACCAAGGTGGACCAGAACTTGGAGAACCCCAAAACGTCTTATAA